One Diospyros lotus cultivar Yz01 chromosome 1, ASM1463336v1, whole genome shotgun sequence genomic window carries:
- the LOC127800217 gene encoding pentatricopeptide repeat-containing protein At3g02650, mitochondrial, with product MWRWIGRRARLGIGSAASKLQPIQNSHPPMNLDPAQVQRCRTLQFSNLSNFLVSSKEKRVVLFLQSPKFFSHDSRDAGGFVESQFDSTDSGTNQGLAVASADDDVVEDGNRIPVKSESDNGAYLSLDFDETSLATEGFTSAGADDDSLAGEDDQEKEIEVREIDVEQLESLLSLLQSRSGNVDDWSLESSLDEMDLSLHEEFVVRVLETPLIPGDNLISFFKWTLKKPEFSATTWSLEVIVQAISVGLTSKCAYTLWDLIKEIGEMEKGVLTTEILNELISLFSKLAKGKAAFEVFNKFEEFGCVPNAETYYFTIEALSRRGIYEWACSVSEKMLDAGQLPDSDKVGKIISYLCKGGKAKDAHLIYLFAKEKDIYPSKASVNVLISSLCRGNETIHSALEMLEDFSSEDRKYAIKPFSYVIHGLCSIKDVEGAKRLLFKMIDAGPPPGNAIFNSIINSLSKVGDMEEAKKIMNLMEGRGLKPDVYTYSVIISSYVKGGEMGDACKVLAEAKKQHSKLNPVTYHSLIRGFCKLEQFDQAIKLLREMKKYGVQPNADEYNKMIQSLCLKALDWGTAEKLLEEMKENGLHLNGITKALITAVKEIEEEEVGSREVAIGA from the coding sequence ATGTGGAGATGGATTGGGAGAAGAGCTCGCTTGGGAATTGGCTCGGCAGCATCGAAATTGCAGCCGATCCAAAACTCTCATCCTCCTATGAATCTGGATCCGGCTCAGGTACAGCGCTGTCGAACCCTCCAGTTTTCAAATTTATCTAATTTCCTCGTTTCTTCTAAGGAAAAGAGAGtcgtcctctttctccaaagcCCTAAATTTTTCTCGCACGATTCGCGTGATGCTGGTGGTTTTGTTGAGTCGCAATTTGACTCGACAGATTCCGGAACCAATCAAGGCCTGGCTGTTGCTTCCGCTGATGATGATGTCGTCGAGGACGGAAACCGGATTCCTGTTAAATCTGAATCGGATAATGGAGCTTATTTGTCGTTGGATTTCGATGAAACTAGCCTAGCGACGGAGGGTTTTACCTCCGCTGGGGCTGATGATGACAGTTTAGCTGGAGAAGATGATcaggaaaaagaaattgaggTACGTGAGATTGATGTTGAGCAGTTAGAGAGTTTGTTGTCTCTGCTTCAGAGCAGAAGTGGTAATGTAGATGATTGGTCTTTGGAGTCGAGCCTTGATGAAATGGACTTGAGTTTACATGAAGAGTTTGTGGTGAGGGTGCTTGAAACCCCTCTCATTCCCGGTGACAATTTGATTTCGTTTTTCAAATGGACTTTAAAGAAGCCAGAATTCTCTGCAACTACATGGAGCTTGGAAGTTATTGTCCAGGCAATTTCTGTTGGTCTTACGAGCAAATGTGCCTATACTTTGTGGGATTTGATCAAGGAGATTGGGGAGATGGAAAAAGGTGTTTTGACCACGGAAATTCTAAATGAGCTGATATCTCTATTCTCAAAATTGGCTAAAGGAAAGGCTGCATTTGAAGTATTTAACAAGTTTGAGGAGTTTGGCTGTGTCCCCAACGCTGAAACATATTATTTCACAATAGAAGCCCTTTCCAGGCGTGGAATATATGAATGGGCTTGTTCTGTTTCTGAGAAAATGCTCGATGCTGGACAGTTGCCTGACAGTGACAAAGTTGGGAAGATTATATCTTATCTATGCAAAGGTGGTAAGGCCAAAGATGCTCATTTGATCTACTTATTTGCCAAAGAAAAGGATATATACCCATCTAAAGCTTCTGTCAACGTTTTGATCAGCTCATTATGTCGGGGGAATGAGACTATTCACTCAGCTCTGGAGATGCTAGAAGACTTCTCGAGTGAGGATAGAAAATATGCAATCAAGCCATTTTCATACGTCATTCATGGATTATGTAGTATCAAAGATGTTGAAGGAGCGAAAAGGTTGCTGTTTAAGATGATTGATGCTGGGCCACCTCCTGGAAATGCTATTTTCAACTCTATTATCAACAGTCTATCCAAGGTTGGAGATATGGAAGAggcaaagaaaataatgaatttgatgGAAGGCAGGGGTCTGAAACCTGATGTGTACACTTACAGTGTTATTATAAGCAGTTATGTTAAGGGTGGGGAGATGGGGGATGCTTGTAAAGTTTTGGCTGAAGCAAAAAAACAGCACTCAAAGTTGAATCCTGTGACTTATCATTCTCTCATTCGTGGGTTTTGCAAGCTGGAACAATTTGACCAGGCCATTAAGTTACtgagagaaatgaaaaaatatggggtTCAGCCCAATGCCGATGAGTACAATAAGATGATCCAATCTCTTTGCCTGAAGGCTTTAGATTGGGGAACAGCAGAAAAGCTGCTGGAGGAGATGAAAGAAAATGGATTGCATCTCAATGGGATCACAAAGGCTCTTATAACAGCAGTTAAGGAgatagaagaagaggaagtggggaGTAGAGAAGTAGCTATTGGAGCATAA
- the LOC127800209 gene encoding pentatricopeptide repeat-containing protein At2g22070-like — translation MRWSHAGSSCFHNHIVLRCSHFLPPVSFTRNAINPATFFQSHWPIHSFSSSPLHIDRPRPRLSNALAAPLNVLSAEIIHAKVIKNGSFQYLQQVNYILNLYVKSGNFGHARRLFDEIPQRDVQTWTVMISGFAHSGVPRLAFDLFRKMHEDGVFPNKFTFSSILKCCSSFVELRLGKAIHGRILRYGIDSDIALKNSLLHLYGKCAVFDYAERLFESMAEKDTVSWNIMIAAYSQIGDMEKSMDFFIRLPSKDVATWNVIIDGHIRNGFERLALNLLYEMVETVTIFNKVTFSIALVLAASLSILELGRQIHGRVLRIGTCNDNFVRNSLIDMYRKCGQMGKASAVFQNLGQDSTRIQISDVSCDESIAASVAWSSMVAGYIQNGRLDDAFKIFHTMVCRNIELDKFTLTSIISACGDAGLLELGQLIHAYVLKVGHGIDVFLCSTMIDMYAKCGRLDDAWSIFTLANVGNVVLWTAMISSCASHGQGKEAIWLFELMLNEGIKPNEVTFVGVLTACGHAGLFGEGCKYFTLMKEVYSITPSVEHFTCMIYLFGRSGRLNMIKDFIYENGVSHQSAVWKAFLSSCEVHKNIEMARWVSEKLLELEPVEPGPYVLLSNICASHHRWEEVANLRDLMRERGVWKQPGQSWI, via the coding sequence ATGAGATGGAGCCATGCGGGCAGCAGCTGCTTTCACAATCATATAGTTCTTCGTTGTTCTCACTTTCTCCCTCCAGTTTCTTTCACCAGAAACGCCATTAATCCAGCGACCTTCTTCCAGTCGCATTGGCCGATTCATTCCTTTTCATCATCACCCTTGCACATTGATAGGCCAAGACCCAGATTGTCGAATGCCTTGGCGGCTCCGTTGAATGTATTATCCGCCGAGATTATTCACGCCAAAGTTATCAAGAACGGTTCCTTTCAATACTTGCAGCAAGTAAACTATATTTTGAATCTTTATGTGAAGTCTGGCAATTTCGGCCATGCACGAAGACTGTTTGATGAAATTCCTCAGAGGGATGTCCAAACTTGGACCGTTATGATTTCAGGTTTTGCTCATAGCGGTGTCCCCAGATTGGCATTTGATCTCTTTCGTAAGATGCACGAAGACGGCGTTTTCCCTAACAAATTTACATTTTCGAGCATTTTGAAGTGCTGCTCTAGTTTTGTTGAACTTCGATTGGGTAAAGCAATTCACGGGCGGATACTGCGTTATGGGATTGATTCAGATATTGCGCTAAAAAATTCTCTTCTCCATCTTTATGGGAAATGCGCTGTTTTTGATTATGCAGAACGACTATTTGAATCAATGGCTGAAAAAGACACAGTGTCATGGAATATAATGATTGCTGCGTATTCACAGATCGGAGACATGGAGAAGTCTATGGATTTTTTCATAAGGTTGCCTTCCAAAGATGTTGCTACCTGGAATGTAATTATAGATGGCCACATTCGTAATGGTTTTGAAAGACTTGCATTAAATCTTCTCTATGAGATGGTTGAAACCGTAACAATATTCAACAAAGTTACCTTCTCCATAGCTTTGGTCTTGGCAGCTTCTTTGTCTATTCTGGAACTGGGGAGACAAATCCATGGCAGGGTGCTTAGGATTGGAACTTGTAATGATAATTTTGTAAGGAATTCTTTGATTGATATGTATCGTAAATGTGGACAGATGGGGAAGGCATCAGCAGTTTTCCAAAATTTGGGTCAAGATTCAACGAGAATACAAATTTCTGATGTTTCTTGTGATGAATCGATTGCTGCATCTGTTGCATGGAGTTCAATGGTTGCTGGGTATATCCAAAATGGTAGGTTAGATGAtgctttcaaaatttttcatactATGGTTTGTAGAAACATTGAACTTGACAAGTTCACCCTCACCAGCATTATTTCTGCATGTGGCGATGCTGGGCTTTTGGAGCTTGGTCAATTGATCCATGCCTATGTTCTTAAGGTTGGGCATGGGATAGATGTTTTCTTGTGCTCAACCATGATTGACATGTATGCAAAATGTGGAAGGCTAGATGATGCTTGGTCAATTTTCACACTTGCTAATGTTGGGAACGTTGTGCTATGGACTGCAATGATATCTAGCTGTGCTTCACATGGGCAAGGGAAGGAGGCTATTTGGCTTTTTGAGTTAATGCTGAATGAGGGGATCAAACCAAATGAAGTGACTTTTGTGGGGGTTTTAACAGCATGCGGTCATGCAGGTTTGTTTGGAGAAGGCTGCAAGTATTTTACGTTAATGAAAGAAGTTTACAGTATCACGCCTTCAGTTGAGCACTTCACATGCATGATATATCTTTTTGGTCGATCAGGTCGCTTGAACATGATAAaggattttatttatgagaatGGTGTCTCTCATCAGAGTGCAGTATGGAAagcatttctttcttcttgcgAAGTTCACAAAAACATTGAGATGGCAAGGTGGGTTTCGGAGAAACTTCTGGAACTTGAGCCAGTTGAACCTGGTCCTTATGTTTTATTATCAAACATCTGCGCATCCCATCATAGATGGGAGGAGGTAGCAAATTTGAGGGATTTGATGAGAGAAAGGGGAGTTTGGAAGCAGCCTGGTCAATCTTGGATTTAG
- the LOC127800223 gene encoding CBS domain-containing protein CBSX6: MATVFLHHVVGDLTVGKPELVEFAETETVEAAIRAIGDSMEGGIPVWRKRSPHNKSAIESAEMRQQRFVGILNSLDIVAFLARDDYLQDQDKALKTPVSQVVAPNGSLLREVDPATRLIDALEMMKQGVRRLLVRKSGVWKGMSKRFSILYNGKWLRNLETSSSHGNIAATSINRPSTSSTAAIHGKFCCLSREDVIRFLIGCLGALAPLPLSSIHSLGAISPNFFSIEASHPALDAIQKIPQDPSAIAVVEGTPDGQCKIIGEISACKLWKCDYLAAAWALANLSAGQFVMGVEENDSSSSLPDIMANQAVGDNHLASNGGSMRPKRFSSRSIGFVSRPNPSFVAGRSMYRGRSAPLTCKVTSSLAAVMAQMLSHRATHLWVTEAENEDALVGVVGYRDILVAVTKPPVAPSTLETMA, encoded by the exons ATGGCGACAGTGTTTTTGCACCATGTAGTGGGGGATCTGACGGTGGGGAAGCCGGAGCTGGTTGAATTCGCTGAGACTGAGACGGTGGAGGCTGCAATTCGAGCGATCGGAGACTCGATGGAAGGGGGAATACCTGTCTGGAGGAAGAGATCGCCGCACAACAAGAGTGCGATTGAGAGTGCTGAGATGCGGCAACAGAGGTTTGTGGGTATTCTCAATTCCCTCGATATCGTTGCCTTCTTGGCCAGAGATGATTATTTGCAGGATCAGGATAAGGCCTTGAAGACCCCCGTTTCCCAGGTGGTTGCTCCCAATGGTTCTCTCCTCAGGGAGGTCGATCCTGCCACAAG ATTGATAGATGCACTGGAGATGATGAAGCAGGGTGTAAGGCGTCTCCTTGTTAGGAAAAGTGGAGTATGGAAAGGAATGAGCAAGCGATTTTCAATTCTCTATAATGGCAAGTGGCTCAGGAACCTTGAAACATCTAGCAGCCATGGGAACATAGCTGCTACAAGCATCAATCGTCCTTCCACATCTTCCACAGCGGCCATCCATGGTAAGTTCTGTTGTCTATCAAGAGAAGATGTCATCCGTTTCCTCATTGGCTGCTTGGGTGCATTagctcctctccctctctcatctATACATTCCCTTGGAGCCATCAGTCCAAATTTCTTTTCCATTGAAGCATCCCATCCAGCCCTTGATGCCATCCAAAAGATTCCTCAGGATCCCAGTGCAATTGCAGTCGTGGAGGGCACTCCAGATGGTCAATGTAAGATCATTGGAGAGATTTCAGCTTGTAAACTATGGAAATGTGACTACTTAGCTGCAGCATGGGCCTTAGCCAATCTCTCAGCAGGACAGTTTGTGATGGGAGTTGAGGAGAATGACTCATCAAGCTCATTACCTGATATTATGGCTAATCAAGCAGTCGGAGATAACCATTTAGCTAGTAATGGTGGCTCAATGAGGCCAAAAAGATTCAGCAGCAGGAGCATCGGGTTTGTAAGCAGGCCAAACCCTAGCTTTGTTGCTGGTAGAAGCATGTATAGGGGTAGAAGTGCGCCCTTGACATGTAAGGTTACAAGTTCATTGGCTGCAGTTATGGCTCAGATGCTGTCTCACCGAGCAACCCACTTATGGGTGACTGAGGCTGAAAACGAAGATGCATTGGTTGGTGTGGTAGGTTATCGGGACATTTTGGTTGCTGTGACTAAACCACCAGTGGCGCCAAGTACTCTGGAAACAATGGCTTAA